One Helianthus annuus cultivar XRQ/B chromosome 12, HanXRQr2.0-SUNRISE, whole genome shotgun sequence genomic region harbors:
- the LOC110893448 gene encoding formin-like protein 14 → MVDPVDPVDPAFADDADFDMEFVDPEPAVALEPVAAPDPVFEHDPVHAGAHIIDPVIADPPIDDHLVDAPLLEGDHVVAADHVDPPLIADVPADPLVAPHHDPMPVQFDRALFEAQMDPRDEHAQHGWIPADDEIPHIPPPAIDTRHVDTSFTFPQFTPPARPGEGSSAHPFGHVPVPIPVIPPSSTTIPPVPPFPPLVDDDV, encoded by the exons ATGGTTGACCCAGTAGACCCAGTTGACCCTGCATTCGCTGACGATGCAGATTTTgatatggagtttgttgatcccgAGCCTGCCGTGGCCCTTGAGCCGGTAGCTGCTCCTGACCCagtgtttgagcatgaccctgttcatgctggcGCACACATTATCGAtcctgtgattgctgacccacccATTGATGATCACCTTGTTGATGCTCCACTACTGGAGGGTGaccatgttgttgctgctgatcatgttgatccccCACTTATCGCTGATGTACCTGCTGACCCTCTTGTTGCACCCCACCATGATCCTATGCCTGTTCAGTTTGATCGTGCACTTTTTGAGGCACAGATGGACCCACGAGATGAGCACGCCCAGCatgggtggattcctgctgatgatgagATTCCACATATTCCCCCTCCTGCCATCGATACACGTCACGTTGATACCTCTTTTACATTCCCTCAGTTCacacctccagctcgacctggagagggttcttcggctcaTCCTTTTGGACATGTACCGGTACCTATCCCAGTTATACCACCGTCTTCTACTACTATTCcccctgttccaccatttcct cccttagtcgatgATGATGTATGA